In Solanum stenotomum isolate F172 chromosome 6, ASM1918654v1, whole genome shotgun sequence, one DNA window encodes the following:
- the LOC125867058 gene encoding E3 ubiquitin-protein ligase WAV3-like, translating to MVSKWGKVKLALGLNLCTYVPKKTLDENDDSGSSTVSESERHSGAALISPATADWDVAPATPRSQVLKLSKSLSRSSKKTCSICLASMKRGDGHAIFTAECSHSFHFQCIASNVKHGNQVCPVCRAEWKEIPLQFPSLDPPIGRARVNPVDWPQNNALMTVIRRLPTTRPTPNRHISPLFQAPEPAIFDDDESLGHQLNSTEKSASDKSSIDGCESCDNRKVKIETYPEVPAVSRSSASDNFTVLVQLKAPGSVSVQEPGKNQVNLSQVSQTPRAPVDLVTVLDISGSMAGTKLALLKRAMGFVIQNLGPNDRLAVIAFSSTARRLFPLRRMSETGRQQALQAVNSLVANGGTNIAEGLRKGAKIMEDRKEKNSVTSIILLSDGQDTYTVSNNSGSRQQQPNYKLLLPLSIHGGNSSGFKIPVHAFGFGADHDASSMHSISEISGGTFSFIETEGVIQDAFAQCIGGLLSVVVKELQVSIECLHPGVRLSSLKAGSYPNRLMSDGHMGTIDVGDLYADEERDFLVSINIPTESSCAETSLLKVKCVYVDPFTKEKVSIRSEDLRIKRPEKAGQESVLIEVDRQQNRVRVAEAMAQARAAAEKGDLVGATSILENSRKLLSESQSAKSHDRLCVALDAELKEMQERMASRNVYEASGRAYILSGLSSHSWQRATARGDSTGGSSLVQAYQTPSMAEMVTRSQATLLASPSAQRNVRPVWSFASQPKPR from the exons atggtaagCAAATGGGGGAAAGTGAAATTGGCTCTTGGTTTGAATCTTTGTACTTATGTTCCTAAAAAAACACTGGATGAAAATGATGATAGTGGTAGTTCAACAGTTTCTGAATCAGAGAGGCATTCCGGCGCCGCCCTTATATCGCCGGCGACAGCTGACTGGGATGTTGCTCCGGCGACCCCAAGGTCACAAGTGTTGAAGCTCTCCAAGAGCTTAAGTAGATCTTCTAAG AAAACATGCTCAATATGTTTGGCTTCAATGAAGAGAGGGGATGGCCATGCTATATTCACCGCTGAATGTTCACATTCGTTTCACTTCCAGTGTATTGCTTCAAACGTGAAACATGGAAATCAAGTTTGCCCAGTTTGCAGGGCAGAATGGAAAGAAATTCCTCTGCAGTTTCCCAGCCTAGATCCTCCTATTGGGAGGGCTAGAGTCAATCCTGTGGACTGGCCCCAAAATAATGCACTAATGACTGTAATACGTCGTTTACCAACAACCCGCCCAACACCAAATCGGCATATTTCCCCTCTATTTCAGGCTCCTGAGCCAGCCATCTTTGATGATGATGAATCTTTGGGTCATCAACTCAATTCTACTGAGAAAAGTGCTTCTGATAAGAGTTCAATAGATGGTTGTGAGTCTTGTGACAACAGAAAAGTAAAGATTGAAACTTACCCTGAGGTTCCGGCAGTCTCAAGGTCCAGTGCTTCAGATAACTTTACTGTGTTAGTCCAGCTAAAGGCTCCTGGTTCAGTCTCAGTACAAGAACCAGGCAAAAACCAGGTAAATTTGTCTCAGGTTTCCCAAACGCCTCGTGCTCCTGTTGACCTTGTCACAGTTCTTGACATCAGTGGAAGTATGGCTGGCACCAAACTAGCGTTACTAAAACGTGCTATGGGTTTTGTGATACAGAATCTCGGTCCCAATGATAGGCTGGCAGTAATTGCCTTCTCTTCGACTGCTCGCCGCCTCTTCCCTCTTCGTAGGATGTCTGAGACAGGACGGCAGCAAGCACTGCAAGCTGTAAACTCCCTGGTTGCAAATGGAGGGACAAATATTGCTGAAGGCTTGAGAAAGGGTGCCAAGATAATGGAAGACCGTAAGGAAAAGAACTCTGTTACTAGTATAATACTGTTGTCTGATGGTCAAGACACATACACAGTCAGTAATAATTCTGGTAGTAGACAGCAGCAACCTAACTACAAGCTGCTTCTACCCTTGTCCATTCATGGTGGAAACAGTTCAGGGTTTAAAATACCAGTACATGCTTTCGGGTTTGGTGCTGATCACGATGCTTCGTCAATGCATTCGATATCAGAGATTTCAGGAGGAACGTTTTCATTTATTGAGACAGAAGGTGTCATACAGGATGCTTTTGCTCAATGCATTGGAGGCCTTCTCAGTGTTGTAGTCAAGGAGCTTCAGGTAAGCATCGAGTGTCTTCACCCAGGTGTCCGTCTTAGCTCTTTAAAAGCAGGAAGCTATCCAAACCGCTTAATGTCTGATGGACACATGGGAACAATTGATGTTGGAGATTTATATGCTGATGAAGAGAGGGATTTTCTGGTTTCAATCAATATCCCTACTGAATCTTCATGTGCAGAAACATCATTGTTAAAGGTTAAGTGTGTATACGTGGATCCTTTCACGAAAGAGAAGGTTTCCATCAGAAGCGAAGATCTTAGGATCAAGAGACCTGAAAAGGCTGGACAAGAGAGTGTTTTAATTGAAGTAGACAGGCAGCAGAACAGGGTCCGAGTAGCCGAGGCAATGGCACAGGCACGAGCTGCTGCTGAGAAAGGAGACCTAGTTGGCGCGACTTCCATCCTAGAGAACTCCAGAAAGTTGTTGTCAGAGTCACAGTCTGCTAAATCTCATGATCGGCTTTGTGTTGCACTTGATGCTGAGCTCAAGGAGATGCAGGAGAGGATGGCAAGCAGAAATGTATACGAAGCATCAGGAAGGGCATATATCTTGTCAGGGCTGAGCTCACACTCGTGGCAAAGAGCAACAGCACGAGGTGACTCCACAGGTGGATCAAGTCTTGTCCAAGCCTATCAAACCCCTTCCATGGCTGAGATGGTAACTCGATCTCAGGCTACATTACTGGCTAGCCCTTCAGCTCAAAGAAATGTTCGACCAGTGTGGTCATTTGCATCACAACCAAAGCCTAGGTAA
- the LOC125867377 gene encoding dolichyl-diphosphooligosaccharide--protein glycosyltransferase subunit 1B: MGAMAILRLALVFSILTSFSLLAGSSPSLSTELQIVTAERRIDLTSHIVKVFLTLKVENIGESSASEVLLAFSPTEADRLAVVKAAASAGKKKKKSYLPLDVKPTDLPDGPNGTKYYLIHLLKPLGKGEAISLEVLYILTHSLEPFPVEISQSESQLVYYRDSAKILSPYPIKQQATFLKTPSSRVESFTRVVPTDRANTELRYGPYEEQPPFSYSPIIVHFENNKAFAVVEELVREIEISHWGSIQVTEHYKLVHAGARHKGAFSRVEYQSRPNSGVSSFKNLLAELPPRVHSVYYRDNIGNISSSRLRTNFKKSELLIEPRYPLFGGWKSTFVIGYGVPLEDFLFEAADGTRYLNYSFGCPLAETVVDKLTVKVVLPEGSKNPSAVVPFPVEQRTERKYSYLDVVGRTVVVLEKSNVVPEHNSPFQVYYQFSPIYMLAEPLMLTSVFFLFFMACVTYLHLDLSISKIKQT; the protein is encoded by the exons ATGGGAGCTATGGCGATCCTTCGATTAGCCCTAGTTTTCTCTATATTGACCTCATTTTCGTTACTCGCCGGATCTTCACCTTCGCTGTCTACGGAGTTGCAGATCGTCACCGCCGAACGCAGA ATTGACTTGACATCACACATTGTGAAGGTGTTCTTGACATTGAAG GTTGAAAATATTGGTGAATCTTCTGCTTCAGAAGTCCTTCTTGCCTTCTCTCCCACAGAAGCTGATCGTCTGGCAGTGGTAAAAGCAGCCGCTTCTGctggaaagaagaaaaagaaatcttaTTTGCCTCTTGATGTGAAGCCAACTGACCTGCCTGATGGACCAAATGGGACTAAGTACTATTTAATACATTTGCTTAAGCCATTGGGCAAAGGTGAAGCCATCTCACTAGAAGTTCTTTATATATTGACACATTCTCTTGAGCCTTTCCCAGTAGAAATAAGCCAGTCGGAGTCTCAATTAGTTTATTACCGTGACAGTGCAAAAATCTTGTCACCGTATCCTATTAAACAACAAGCTACGTTTCTAAAAACACCAAGTAGCAGGGTTGAGTCGTTCACAAGAGTTGTGCCTACAGATCGTGCAAACACAGAACTAAGATATGGACCATATGAGGAGCAACCTCCATTTTCATATTCACCTATAATTGTCCATTTTGAAAACAATAAGGCGTTTGCTGTGGTTGAGGAGCTTGTGCGCGAAATTGAAATTTCTCACTGGGGAAGCATACAGGTTACCGAACATTACAAATTGGTACATGCTGGTGCTCGGCATAAAGGTGCATTCTCAAG GGTTGAATATCAGTCTAGGCCAAACAGCGGTGTTTCCTCATTCAAGAATCTTCTTGCAGAATTACCACCAAGGGTCCATTCTGTCTACTACAGGGATAACATAGGGAACATTTCATCCTCTCGCTTGCGCACAAATTTTAAGAAG TCAGAGCTGTTAATAGAACCACGATATCCTTTATTTGGAGGCTGGAAATCTACTTTTGTCATTGGATATGGGGTTCCACTAGAAGACTTCCTTTTTGAGGCAGCTGATGGCACACGTTACCTGAATTACAGTTTTGGATGTCCACTTGCAGAAACTGTTGTAGACAAGTTGACAGTCAAA GTTGTGCTGCCAGAAGGATCAAAGAACCCATCCGCTGTGGTTCCTTTTCCTGTGGAACAACGGACTGAG agGAAATACTCATATCTTGATGTTGTGGGAAGGACAGTGGTAGTCCTGGAGAAATCCAATGTAGTTCCTGAGCACAACTCCCCTTTCCAG